A window of Acropora muricata isolate sample 2 chromosome 3, ASM3666990v1, whole genome shotgun sequence contains these coding sequences:
- the LOC136910717 gene encoding density-regulated protein homolog isoform X1 has product MAAEVERVIPRGNATKSEEKIEYPLEVQYCGVCSLPLEYCEYTAEYEKCKEWLKTNLPDVYDELISQVADQLAATDVSEGATKKKQTRGGKGVVRVPKKKNVTKKVTLSRAQRNKKKYVTVVTGLGTFDIDLKKAAKLFAQKYSCGSSVTGPDEIVIQGDVLDDLLDFIPEKWPEIDEDSMDDLGNQKR; this is encoded by the exons atggcggcagaagTAGAGAGAGTCATTCCAAGAGGAAACGCCACCAAGTCAGaggaaaaaattgaatatccACTTGAAGTTCAATATTGCGGAG TTTGCAGCTTACCATTAGAG tATTGTGAATATACAGCAGAGTATGAGAAATGTAAGGAATGGTTAAAGACAAATTTACCCGATGTTTATGACGAACTAATAAGTCAAG TGGCAGACCAATTAGCTGCAACAGATGTTAGTGAAGGTGCAACAAAGAAGAAGCAAACAAGAG gtggCAAGGGAGTTGTCAGGGTCCCCAAAAAGAAG AATGTCACCAAAAAAGTTACACTTTCAAGAGCACAGCGAAACAAGAAAAAGTATGTGACTGTTGTAACTGGACTGGGTACATTTG ATATTGACCTAAAAAAAGCAGCCAAGTTATTTGCTCAAAAATACTCTTGTGGATCATCAGTGACAGGCCCTGATGAAATTGTTATCCAGGGAGATGTCTTAGATGATTTGCTTGACTTTATCCCTGAAAAGTGGCCAGAG ATTGACGAGGATAGCATGGATGATCTTGGGAACCAGAAGAGATGA
- the LOC136910717 gene encoding density-regulated protein homolog isoform X2 gives MAAEVERVIPRGNATKSEEKIEYPLEVQYCGVCSLPLEYCEYTAEYEKLADQLAATDVSEGATKKKQTRGGKGVVRVPKKKNVTKKVTLSRAQRNKKKYVTVVTGLGTFDIDLKKAAKLFAQKYSCGSSVTGPDEIVIQGDVLDDLLDFIPEKWPEIDEDSMDDLGNQKR, from the exons atggcggcagaagTAGAGAGAGTCATTCCAAGAGGAAACGCCACCAAGTCAGaggaaaaaattgaatatccACTTGAAGTTCAATATTGCGGAG TTTGCAGCTTACCATTAGAG tATTGTGAATATACAGCAGAGTATGAGAAAT TGGCAGACCAATTAGCTGCAACAGATGTTAGTGAAGGTGCAACAAAGAAGAAGCAAACAAGAG gtggCAAGGGAGTTGTCAGGGTCCCCAAAAAGAAG AATGTCACCAAAAAAGTTACACTTTCAAGAGCACAGCGAAACAAGAAAAAGTATGTGACTGTTGTAACTGGACTGGGTACATTTG ATATTGACCTAAAAAAAGCAGCCAAGTTATTTGCTCAAAAATACTCTTGTGGATCATCAGTGACAGGCCCTGATGAAATTGTTATCCAGGGAGATGTCTTAGATGATTTGCTTGACTTTATCCCTGAAAAGTGGCCAGAG ATTGACGAGGATAGCATGGATGATCTTGGGAACCAGAAGAGATGA